The Exiguobacterium acetylicum genome includes a window with the following:
- a CDS encoding ribosomal L7Ae/L30e/S12e/Gadd45 family protein, with protein MSYKKVVGADLKFVGQKQTLKALRSGKASEVIIADDADEHVKQALLDAAKQANVPVVNVPSKQELGKACGIDVAATAVAIKKV; from the coding sequence ATGTCTTACAAAAAAGTAGTCGGCGCAGATTTGAAGTTTGTCGGTCAAAAGCAAACGCTCAAAGCATTGCGATCTGGCAAGGCGTCGGAAGTGATCATTGCGGATGACGCAGATGAACACGTAAAACAAGCATTGCTCGATGCGGCGAAACAAGCAAACGTTCCAGTCGTGAATGTTCCTTCTAAGCAAGAGCTTGGAAAAGCTTGTGGAATCGATGTCGCAGCAACCGCTGTTGCCATTAAGAAAGTTTGA
- the rpoC gene encoding DNA-directed RNA polymerase subunit beta', translating into MVDVNRFEYMQIGLASPEKIRSWSFGEVKKPETINYRTLKPEKDGLFCERIFGPTKDWECYCGKYKRIRYKGIICDRCGVEVTKSKVRRERMGHIELAAPVSHIWYFKGIPSRMGLVLDMSPRALEEIIYFASYVVTDPGESTLEKKQLLSEKEYRAYREKFGRSFTAEMGAEAVRKLLRDVELDKEVAALREELRMIQGQRRTRAIKRLEVLDAFRNSGNNPEWMVLEVLPVIPPELRPMVQLDGGRFATSDLNDLYRRVINRNNRLKRLLDLGAPNIIVQNEKRMLQEAVDALIDNGRRGRPVTGPGNRPLKSLSHMLKGKQGRFRQNLLGKRVDYSGRSVIVVGPNLKMYQCGLPKEMALELFKPFVMKELVSRGIAPNIKSAKRKIERVQPEIWDVLEEVIREHPVLLNRAPTLHRLGIQAFEPTLVEGRAIRLHPLVCTAYNADFDGDQMAVHVPLSAEAQAEARLLMLAAQNILNPKDGKPVVTPSQDMVLGNYYLTLERENAIGEGKIFSTVNEALIAYQNGYAHFHTRVAIPAGVLKNPTFTEEQNEKLLITTVGKLIFNEILPTTFPYLNEPTMTNLQEATPDTYFLEKGTDVAAELKNRPIIDPFKKGFLGNVIAEVFKRFETTETSRMLDRMKNLGFKHSTRAGITVGIADIIVLPDKQEILVEAQDNVDRVMKSYRRGLITEDERYERVVKSWNDAKDEIQSRLMKSLNRLNPIFMMSDSGARGNASNFTQLAGMRGLMAAPSGRIIELPIKSSFREGLTVQEYFISTHGARKGLADTALKTADSGYLTRRLVDVAQDVIIREDDCGTDRGIRVTALREGTEEIESLYDRLVGRTAFENVVHPETGEVLVSTNELIDEDIARVITDAGVDNVEIRTAFTCNTSHGVCKKCYGRNLATGNDVEVGEAVGIIAAQSIGEPGTQLTMRTFHTGGVAGDDITQGLPRIQELFEARNPKGQAVISEIDGQVIDFTESRDKRELTVQGLSETRTYTIPFGSRLRVQLGDEVKAGQVFTEGSIDPKELLNVKGVSGVQNYLLQEVQKVYRMQGVEIGDKHVEVMVRQMIRRVRVIESGETSLLPGSLVDISTFKEACKEALRNGKALASAKPVLLGITKASLETDSFLSAASFQETTRVLTDAAIKGKSDYLRGLKENVIIGKLVPAGTGMSRYRQIDLEVAGEAPVEADSPVE; encoded by the coding sequence TTGGTAGATGTTAATAGATTTGAATATATGCAAATCGGCCTCGCTTCCCCCGAAAAGATCCGTTCATGGTCTTTCGGGGAAGTGAAAAAGCCGGAGACGATCAACTATCGTACACTCAAACCGGAGAAAGACGGTTTGTTCTGTGAACGTATCTTTGGTCCAACGAAAGACTGGGAATGTTACTGTGGTAAATACAAACGGATCCGCTATAAAGGAATCATTTGTGACCGCTGTGGCGTTGAAGTCACGAAGTCGAAAGTCCGTCGTGAGCGCATGGGTCACATCGAGCTCGCAGCACCGGTTTCGCACATCTGGTACTTCAAAGGAATTCCTAGCCGTATGGGACTCGTCCTTGACATGTCACCGCGTGCGTTAGAAGAGATCATCTACTTCGCATCGTACGTCGTCACAGATCCAGGCGAATCGACACTTGAGAAGAAACAACTCCTTTCAGAAAAAGAATACCGTGCATATCGCGAGAAGTTCGGTCGTTCGTTCACTGCTGAAATGGGTGCGGAAGCAGTTCGTAAATTGCTCCGCGACGTGGAACTCGATAAAGAAGTCGCTGCATTACGTGAAGAACTTCGTATGATTCAAGGACAACGTCGTACTCGTGCGATCAAACGCCTTGAAGTCCTCGATGCTTTCCGTAACTCGGGCAACAATCCAGAATGGATGGTTCTCGAAGTGCTTCCAGTCATCCCACCGGAACTTCGTCCGATGGTTCAACTCGATGGCGGACGTTTCGCAACGTCTGACTTGAACGACTTGTACCGCCGCGTCATCAACCGTAACAACCGTCTCAAGCGTCTTCTTGACCTTGGTGCTCCGAATATCATCGTTCAGAATGAAAAACGGATGCTTCAAGAAGCAGTCGATGCCTTGATCGATAACGGTCGTCGTGGTCGTCCAGTCACTGGACCAGGTAACCGTCCACTTAAATCACTTTCACACATGTTGAAAGGGAAACAAGGACGTTTCCGTCAAAACTTGCTCGGTAAACGTGTCGACTACTCTGGTCGTTCGGTTATCGTCGTTGGTCCAAACTTGAAGATGTATCAATGTGGTCTTCCAAAAGAAATGGCCCTTGAACTCTTCAAACCGTTCGTCATGAAAGAACTCGTCTCTCGTGGCATCGCACCGAACATCAAGAGTGCGAAACGGAAAATCGAGCGCGTTCAACCTGAAATCTGGGATGTCCTCGAAGAAGTCATCCGTGAGCATCCGGTTCTCTTGAACCGTGCACCGACACTTCACCGTCTCGGTATCCAGGCGTTCGAACCAACGCTCGTCGAAGGACGCGCGATTCGCCTTCACCCACTCGTATGTACGGCATATAACGCCGATTTCGATGGTGACCAAATGGCGGTTCACGTACCACTTTCGGCAGAAGCACAAGCAGAAGCACGTCTTCTCATGCTCGCTGCACAAAACATCTTGAACCCGAAAGACGGTAAACCTGTTGTTACACCATCGCAGGATATGGTCCTCGGTAACTACTACCTCACGCTCGAACGCGAAAACGCAATCGGCGAAGGTAAAATCTTCTCGACAGTGAACGAAGCGCTCATCGCTTACCAAAACGGTTATGCGCACTTCCATACACGTGTTGCAATTCCAGCCGGCGTTCTCAAGAACCCGACATTCACGGAAGAGCAAAACGAGAAATTATTGATTACAACAGTCGGTAAGTTGATCTTCAACGAGATCCTCCCAACGACGTTCCCTTACTTGAACGAACCAACGATGACGAACCTTCAAGAAGCGACGCCAGACACATACTTCCTTGAAAAAGGAACAGATGTCGCGGCAGAACTGAAGAACCGTCCGATCATCGATCCGTTCAAAAAAGGATTCCTTGGAAATGTCATCGCGGAAGTCTTCAAACGGTTTGAGACGACAGAAACAAGCCGCATGCTCGACCGCATGAAAAACCTCGGATTCAAACACTCGACTCGTGCCGGTATCACGGTAGGGATCGCGGACATCATCGTTCTTCCGGACAAACAAGAGATTCTTGTTGAAGCGCAGGACAATGTCGACCGCGTCATGAAATCGTACCGTCGTGGTCTCATCACAGAAGACGAGCGCTATGAGCGCGTCGTTAAATCGTGGAATGATGCGAAGGATGAAATTCAGTCTCGTCTGATGAAATCCCTCAACCGTCTCAACCCGATCTTCATGATGAGTGACTCCGGTGCCCGTGGTAACGCGTCGAACTTCACGCAGCTCGCTGGTATGCGTGGACTCATGGCCGCTCCAAGTGGACGGATCATCGAGCTCCCGATCAAATCATCGTTCCGTGAGGGTCTAACGGTACAGGAATACTTCATCTCGACACACGGTGCGCGTAAAGGTCTTGCCGATACAGCCTTGAAAACGGCTGACTCAGGTTACCTGACTCGTCGTCTCGTTGACGTCGCTCAAGACGTCATCATCCGTGAAGATGATTGTGGAACGGATCGTGGTATCCGTGTCACTGCACTCCGTGAAGGAACGGAAGAGATCGAAAGCCTCTACGACCGCCTCGTCGGCCGTACTGCATTCGAAAACGTCGTTCACCCAGAAACAGGAGAAGTCCTCGTTTCGACGAACGAACTCATCGATGAAGACATCGCTCGTGTCATCACTGACGCTGGTGTCGATAACGTTGAGATCCGTACTGCCTTCACATGTAATACAAGCCATGGTGTTTGTAAGAAATGTTACGGACGCAACTTGGCAACAGGCAACGACGTCGAAGTCGGCGAAGCTGTCGGTATCATTGCGGCACAATCAATCGGTGAGCCAGGAACGCAGCTTACAATGCGTACCTTCCACACAGGTGGGGTTGCCGGGGATGATATCACACAAGGTCTTCCGCGTATCCAAGAGTTGTTCGAAGCGCGTAACCCGAAAGGTCAAGCGGTCATCTCGGAAATCGATGGTCAAGTCATCGACTTCACGGAATCGCGCGACAAACGTGAATTGACGGTCCAAGGACTCAGCGAAACACGCACATACACGATCCCATTCGGTTCGCGTCTACGTGTTCAGCTCGGGGACGAGGTCAAAGCCGGTCAAGTCTTCACGGAAGGTTCGATCGATCCGAAAGAACTCTTGAACGTTAAAGGTGTATCCGGCGTTCAGAACTACTTGCTCCAAGAAGTTCAAAAAGTATACCGGATGCAAGGGGTTGAGATCGGTGACAAACACGTCGAGGTCATGGTTCGCCAAATGATCCGTCGCGTACGTGTCATCGAGTCTGGTGAGACTTCACTCTTACCAGGTTCGCTTGTCGATATCAGCACGTTCAAGGAAGCTTGTAAAGAAGCGCTCCGTAACGGGAAAGCTCTCGCTTCGGCGAAACCAGTTCTTCTCGGTATCACGAAAGCGTCGCTTGAAACAGATTCATTCCTATCGGCTGCGTCGTTCCAAGAAACGACTCGTGTCCTCACGGATGCAGCGATTAAAGGGAAGAGCGACTACCTTCGCGGCTTGAAAGAGAACGTCATCATCGGTAAGTTAGTTCCAGCTGGTACTGGGATGTCACGTTACCGTCAGATCGATCTCGAAGTAGCTGGCGAAGCACCTGTAGAAGCCGATTCTCCGGTAGAATAA
- the fusA gene encoding elongation factor G — translation MAREFSLKNTRNIGIMAHIDAGKTTTTERILYYTGRIHKIGETHEGASQMDWMEQEQERGITITSAATTAQWKGNRVNIIDTPGHVDFTVEVERSLRVLDGAVAVLDAQSGVEPQTETVWRQATTYGVPRIVFVNKMDKIGADFLYSVGTLRERLQANAHAIQIPIGAEDEFKGIIDLVEQKTYMYGNDLGTDIEVTDGFPADLADQAEELRGSLIEAVADYEEELMMKYLEGEEITIDELKAAIRKATLTVDFYPVLVGSAFKNKGVQLMLDAVLDYLPSPIDVKAISGINMDTDEEIVRESSDEAPFSALAFKVMTDPYVGKLTFFRVYSGTASAGSYVKNSTKGKRERLGRILQMHANSREEIPMVYAGDIAAAVGLKDTTTGDTLCAEKDNVVLESMTFPEPVISVAIEPKTKADQDKMGQALAKLAEEDPTFRTETNPETGQTIISGMGELHLDIIVDRMRREFKVEANVGAPQVAYRETIRQAAKIDSKFARQSGGRGQYGHVVVEFEPNEEGAGFEFNNKIVGGVVPREYIPAVEHGIEEALQNGILAGYPVVDVKASLVFGSYHDVDSNEMAFKVAASMAVKQLKDKSGAVILEPMMKVEIVIPDEYMGDIMGDVTSRRGRVEGMEARGNAQVVRSMIPLSEMFGYATGLRSRTQGRGTYSMHFDHYEEVPKSVAEEIIKKANG, via the coding sequence ATGGCAAGAGAATTCTCCCTTAAGAACACTCGTAACATCGGGATCATGGCTCACATCGATGCTGGTAAAACAACAACGACTGAGCGTATCCTGTACTACACGGGTCGTATCCACAAGATTGGTGAAACGCACGAAGGTGCTTCACAAATGGACTGGATGGAGCAAGAGCAAGAGCGTGGGATCACGATTACATCGGCAGCAACAACTGCTCAATGGAAAGGTAACCGCGTAAACATCATCGATACACCTGGACACGTAGACTTCACAGTTGAAGTTGAACGTTCACTTCGCGTACTTGATGGTGCGGTAGCAGTACTTGACGCTCAGTCTGGTGTTGAGCCACAAACTGAGACAGTATGGCGCCAAGCTACAACTTACGGCGTACCACGTATCGTTTTCGTTAACAAAATGGATAAAATCGGTGCAGACTTCTTGTACTCGGTCGGAACGCTTCGCGAGCGCCTTCAAGCAAACGCACATGCGATCCAAATTCCAATTGGTGCGGAAGATGAATTCAAAGGAATCATCGACCTCGTCGAACAGAAAACATACATGTACGGTAACGATCTCGGAACTGACATCGAAGTGACTGACGGTTTCCCAGCTGATCTCGCTGATCAAGCTGAAGAACTCCGTGGATCATTGATCGAAGCAGTTGCGGATTACGAAGAAGAATTGATGATGAAATACCTCGAGGGTGAAGAAATCACAATCGACGAGTTGAAAGCGGCTATCCGTAAAGCAACTCTGACAGTTGACTTCTATCCTGTACTCGTAGGTTCGGCATTCAAGAACAAAGGTGTTCAGCTTATGCTTGACGCAGTTCTCGATTACCTCCCATCACCAATCGACGTAAAAGCGATCTCAGGTATCAACATGGATACGGATGAAGAAATCGTGCGTGAGTCTTCGGACGAAGCACCATTCTCTGCACTCGCATTCAAAGTTATGACTGACCCTTACGTCGGTAAATTGACGTTCTTCCGTGTGTACTCTGGTACAGCTTCGGCAGGATCGTACGTTAAAAACTCAACAAAAGGCAAACGTGAGCGTCTTGGACGTATCCTTCAAATGCACGCAAACAGCCGTGAAGAAATCCCGATGGTATACGCGGGTGACATCGCTGCAGCTGTAGGTTTGAAAGATACGACTACTGGAGATACGCTTTGTGCAGAGAAAGACAACGTCGTTCTCGAATCAATGACATTCCCAGAACCAGTTATCTCGGTCGCTATCGAACCAAAAACGAAAGCTGACCAAGATAAAATGGGTCAAGCCCTCGCTAAGCTTGCTGAAGAGGATCCAACGTTCCGCACTGAAACAAACCCAGAGACTGGTCAAACGATCATCTCAGGTATGGGTGAGCTTCACCTCGACATCATCGTTGACCGTATGCGTCGCGAGTTCAAAGTCGAAGCAAACGTTGGTGCTCCACAAGTAGCTTACCGTGAAACGATCCGCCAAGCGGCGAAGATCGATTCGAAGTTCGCTCGTCAATCTGGTGGTCGTGGTCAATATGGTCACGTCGTCGTAGAATTCGAGCCGAACGAAGAAGGCGCTGGCTTCGAGTTCAACAACAAAATCGTCGGTGGTGTTGTTCCACGTGAATACATCCCAGCGGTTGAGCACGGAATCGAAGAAGCACTTCAAAACGGTATCCTTGCTGGTTACCCGGTCGTTGACGTAAAAGCTTCACTCGTCTTCGGATCGTACCACGATGTCGACTCAAACGAGATGGCATTTAAAGTTGCGGCTTCAATGGCAGTCAAACAACTTAAAGATAAGAGCGGCGCTGTTATCCTTGAGCCAATGATGAAAGTTGAAATCGTCATCCCAGACGAATACATGGGAGACATCATGGGTGATGTTACATCACGCCGTGGTCGCGTAGAAGGTATGGAAGCACGCGGTAACGCTCAAGTTGTCCGTTCAATGATTCCACTTTCTGAAATGTTCGGATACGCTACTGGTCTTCGTTCACGCACACAAGGTCGCGGAACGTACTCGATGCACTTCGATCACTACGAAGAAGTACCGAAATCAGTTGCAGAAGAAATCATCAAAAAAGCAAACGGCTAA
- the rpsL gene encoding 30S ribosomal protein S12, whose translation MPTINQLVRKGRQSKVVKSDSPALNKGYNSFIKARTDISSPQKRGVCTRVGTMTPKKPNSALRKYARVRLTNTMEVTAYIPGIGHNLQEHSVVLIRGGRVKDLPGVRYHIVRGALDTAGVDGRMQGRSKYGTKRPKVKK comes from the coding sequence ATGCCTACTATCAACCAATTAGTCCGTAAAGGACGTCAATCAAAAGTTGTGAAATCAGATTCGCCAGCGCTGAACAAAGGGTACAACAGCTTCATTAAAGCTCGTACTGACATCAGCTCACCACAAAAACGTGGTGTTTGTACTCGTGTAGGTACAATGACTCCGAAGAAACCGAACTCGGCTCTTCGTAAATACGCACGTGTACGTTTGACGAACACAATGGAAGTAACAGCTTACATCCCAGGTATCGGCCACAACCTTCAAGAGCACAGTGTTGTTCTTATCCGCGGCGGCCGCGTAAAAGACTTACCAGGGGTACGTTACCACATCGTTCGTGGTGCGCTTGATACAGCTGGTGTTGACGGCCGTATGCAAGGTCGTTCGAAATACGGTACTAAACGTCCTAAAGTTAAAAAATAA
- the rpoB gene encoding DNA-directed RNA polymerase subunit beta: MTGQLVQYGRHRQRRSYARISEVLELPNLIEIQTNSYEWFLREGLREMFHDISPISDFTGNLVLEFIDYSLGEPKYSIDESKERDVTYSAPLRVKVRLQNKETGELKEQEVFMGDFPLMTESGTFIINGAERVIVSQLVRSPSVYYNNKLDKNGKRGFSATVIPNRGAWLELETDAKDIVYVRIDRTRKIPVTVLLRALGFGTDQEIIDLLGDDEYLRNSLEKDNTESTEKALIEIYERLRPGEPPTVENAKALLVSRFFDPKRYDLANVGRYKINKKLHLKNRLFGQKLAETLVDPETGEVIAEAGTVLDRRMLDKVLPFLEGSVGYIEATPTGGVTQGEAFNLQSIKVFAPDDAEGERIINIIGNGNIDRDIKHITPADMIAAINYFFNLLHEVGTTDDIDHLGNRRLRSVGELLQNQFRIGLSRMERVVKERMSIQDQNAITPQALINIRPVIASIKEFFGSSQLSQFMDQTNPLAELTHKRRLSALGPGGLTRERAGFEVRDVHYSHYSRMCPIETPEGPNIGLINSLSSYAKVNEYGFIEAPYRRVDPETGVVTNDIHYMTADEEDLYVVAQANMLLTEEKTFQDSHVLSRFRGQNLSVEPARVDYMDVSPKQVVSAATACIPFLENDDSNRALMGANMQRQAVPLLNPESPIVGTGMEYVSAKDSGAAVVAKHAGIAERVTAREILVRRTTEVDGNIVEGELDRYKIQKFIRSNQGTCYNQKPIIKAGDPVDKGEILADGPSMDGGELALGRNVLVGFMTWDGYNYEDAVIMSERLVKDDVYTSIHIEEYECESRDTKLGPEEITRDIPNVGDDALKNLDDRGIIRVGAEVKDGDILVGKVTPKGVTELTAEERLLHAIFGEKAREVRDTSLRVPHGGDGIILDVKIFDRDNGDELSPGVNQLIRAYIVQKRKIHEGDKMAGRHGNKGVISRILPEEDMPYMPDGTPIDIMLNPLGVPSRMNIGQLLELHLGMAARQLGIKVASPVFDGAREEDVWATIEEAGMDRDAKTVLYDGRSGEAFDNRISVGVMYMIKLAHMVDDKLHARSTGPYSLVTQQPLGGKAQFGGQRFGEMEVWALEAYGAAYTLQEILTIKSDDTIGRVKAYEAIVKGENVPQPGVPESFRVLIKELQSLGMDVKMMSADDEEIEMRDEDEDNIPNATPALEEVQAPVAPVVTEEE; the protein is encoded by the coding sequence TTGACTGGTCAACTTGTTCAGTACGGTCGTCACCGTCAGAGAAGAAGCTATGCACGTATCAGCGAAGTATTGGAACTTCCAAACTTAATCGAGATTCAAACGAATTCGTATGAGTGGTTCCTGCGGGAAGGTCTTCGTGAAATGTTTCATGACATTTCGCCGATTTCCGATTTCACAGGGAATCTTGTATTAGAATTCATCGACTACTCGCTCGGAGAGCCGAAGTATTCGATCGATGAATCGAAAGAGCGCGACGTGACCTATTCGGCACCACTACGCGTTAAAGTCCGTCTTCAAAATAAAGAGACGGGTGAATTGAAAGAACAAGAAGTCTTCATGGGTGACTTCCCGCTTATGACGGAGTCGGGAACATTCATCATCAATGGAGCGGAGCGCGTAATCGTTTCGCAGCTTGTTCGTTCGCCAAGTGTTTATTACAACAATAAGTTAGATAAGAACGGTAAGCGTGGATTCTCCGCGACAGTCATCCCAAACCGTGGTGCATGGCTCGAGCTCGAGACAGACGCGAAAGACATCGTTTATGTTCGCATTGATCGCACGCGTAAGATTCCAGTAACGGTTCTTTTACGTGCTCTTGGTTTCGGTACGGATCAGGAAATCATCGATCTTCTCGGTGATGATGAGTACCTCCGGAATTCACTTGAAAAAGATAATACGGAATCAACGGAAAAAGCCCTCATCGAGATTTATGAGCGTCTACGTCCGGGAGAGCCACCGACAGTCGAAAACGCAAAAGCGTTACTCGTGTCGCGCTTCTTTGACCCGAAACGTTATGATTTGGCAAACGTTGGTCGTTATAAAATCAATAAAAAGCTTCATCTTAAGAACCGTCTTTTCGGTCAGAAACTTGCGGAAACGCTCGTTGACCCAGAGACAGGTGAAGTCATCGCGGAAGCAGGAACGGTCCTTGATCGTCGTATGCTCGATAAAGTCCTTCCATTCCTTGAAGGATCCGTTGGTTACATCGAAGCGACGCCAACAGGCGGCGTAACGCAGGGTGAGGCTTTCAACTTACAGTCAATCAAGGTGTTCGCACCGGACGATGCTGAAGGTGAACGCATCATCAATATCATCGGTAACGGTAACATCGATCGTGACATCAAGCACATCACGCCTGCTGACATGATTGCTGCCATCAACTACTTCTTCAACTTGTTGCATGAAGTCGGTACGACAGACGATATCGACCACCTCGGTAACCGTCGTCTCCGTTCAGTCGGTGAGCTGCTCCAGAACCAATTCCGGATCGGTCTCTCGCGGATGGAACGTGTCGTTAAGGAACGGATGTCGATTCAGGATCAGAATGCGATCACGCCACAGGCATTGATCAACATTCGTCCAGTTATCGCATCGATTAAAGAGTTCTTCGGTAGCTCGCAGTTGTCTCAGTTCATGGACCAAACGAACCCGCTTGCGGAATTGACGCACAAACGTCGTCTTTCAGCACTCGGACCTGGTGGTTTGACACGTGAGCGCGCTGGTTTCGAAGTTCGTGACGTACACTACTCGCACTATTCCCGTATGTGTCCGATCGAAACGCCTGAGGGACCAAACATCGGTTTGATCAACTCGTTGTCTTCGTACGCGAAGGTCAATGAGTACGGCTTCATCGAAGCACCATATCGTCGTGTCGATCCGGAAACGGGCGTCGTCACGAATGACATCCACTACATGACTGCAGACGAAGAGGATCTCTACGTCGTCGCACAGGCAAACATGTTGTTGACGGAAGAGAAGACGTTCCAAGATTCACACGTCCTTTCACGTTTCCGTGGACAAAACTTGTCTGTCGAACCAGCACGTGTCGATTATATGGACGTTTCGCCGAAGCAGGTCGTATCTGCCGCAACGGCTTGTATCCCGTTCCTTGAGAACGATGACTCGAACCGTGCCCTCATGGGAGCGAACATGCAACGTCAGGCCGTCCCACTACTGAACCCGGAATCTCCGATTGTCGGTACAGGTATGGAGTACGTGTCTGCAAAAGACTCAGGAGCCGCTGTTGTTGCGAAGCACGCAGGGATCGCTGAGCGCGTTACGGCGCGTGAAATCCTTGTCCGTCGTACGACGGAAGTCGATGGCAACATCGTCGAAGGTGAACTCGACCGTTACAAGATTCAAAAATTCATCCGTTCTAACCAAGGAACGTGTTATAACCAAAAACCAATCATCAAAGCAGGCGACCCAGTCGATAAAGGCGAGATCCTTGCAGATGGTCCATCGATGGACGGTGGGGAACTTGCGCTTGGTCGCAACGTACTCGTCGGTTTCATGACGTGGGATGGTTACAACTATGAGGATGCTGTCATCATGAGTGAACGTCTTGTTAAAGACGACGTCTACACATCGATCCACATCGAAGAATACGAATGTGAGTCGCGTGATACGAAACTCGGACCGGAAGAAATCACACGTGATATTCCGAACGTCGGTGATGATGCCTTGAAAAACCTCGACGATCGCGGAATCATCCGTGTCGGTGCGGAAGTCAAGGACGGCGATATCCTCGTCGGTAAAGTTACGCCGAAGGGTGTAACGGAATTGACAGCGGAAGAACGTCTTCTTCATGCGATCTTCGGTGAAAAAGCACGTGAAGTCCGTGATACATCTCTCCGTGTTCCACACGGTGGTGATGGAATCATCCTCGACGTCAAAATCTTCGACCGCGATAATGGGGACGAGCTCTCACCTGGTGTCAACCAGTTGATCCGTGCTTACATCGTTCAGAAGCGTAAGATTCACGAGGGTGACAAAATGGCGGGGCGTCACGGTAACAAAGGTGTTATCTCGCGTATCCTCCCAGAAGAAGACATGCCGTACATGCCAGACGGTACGCCAATTGACATCATGTTGAACCCACTTGGGGTTCCATCACGGATGAACATCGGGCAGTTGCTCGAGCTTCACCTTGGGATGGCAGCACGTCAACTCGGCATTAAAGTCGCATCACCAGTATTTGATGGTGCGCGTGAGGAAGATGTTTGGGCAACGATTGAAGAAGCAGGTATGGATCGCGACGCGAAGACTGTCCTTTATGATGGTCGTTCGGGTGAAGCGTTCGATAACCGTATCTCTGTCGGTGTCATGTATATGATTAAACTTGCTCACATGGTCGATGATAAACTTCACGCACGTTCGACAGGACCATACTCACTCGTTACACAACAACCGCTCGGTGGTAAAGCCCAGTTCGGTGGTCAGCGTTTCGGTGAGATGGAAGTATGGGCACTTGAAGCATACGGCGCAGCCTACACGCTCCAAGAAATCCTTACAATCAAGTCGGATGATACGATCGGTCGTGTCAAAGCGTACGAAGCAATCGTCAAAGGTGAGAATGTACCACAACCGGGCGTACCGGAATCGTTCCGAGTCCTCATTAAAGAGCTTCAATCCCTCGGTATGGACGTTAAGATGATGTCTGCTGATGATGAAGAGATCGAAATGCGTGACGAAGACGAGGACAATATCCCGAACGCGACTCCAGCACTCGAAGAAGTTCAAGCGCCTGTCGCACCAGTTGTTACTGAAGAGGAATAA
- the rpsG gene encoding 30S ribosomal protein S7, whose amino-acid sequence MPRKGQAERRDVMADPIYNSKLVTRLINRLMLDGKKGTAQQILYKAFETIAERSGRDAMEVFEEAMNNIMPVLEVKARRVGGANYQVPVEVRPERRTTLALRYLVNYSRLRNEKTMDARLANEIMDAANNTGASVKKREDMHKMAEANKAFAHYRW is encoded by the coding sequence ATGCCACGTAAAGGTCAAGCAGAACGTCGTGATGTAATGGCTGATCCGATCTACAACTCTAAACTCGTTACCCGCCTTATCAACCGTCTTATGTTAGATGGTAAAAAAGGTACTGCTCAACAAATCTTATACAAAGCTTTCGAAACTATCGCTGAACGTTCAGGTCGCGATGCAATGGAAGTTTTTGAAGAAGCGATGAACAACATCATGCCAGTTCTTGAAGTTAAAGCACGCCGTGTAGGTGGAGCTAACTATCAAGTTCCTGTCGAAGTTCGCCCAGAGCGTCGTACGACACTCGCACTTCGTTACCTCGTGAACTACTCACGTCTCCGTAACGAAAAAACAATGGATGCGCGTCTTGCTAACGAAATCATGGACGCTGCAAACAACACTGGTGCTTCTGTTAAGAAGCGCGAAGATATGCACAAAATGGCGGAAGCGAACAAAGCGTTTGCTCACTACCGCTGGTAA